Proteins from one Triticum aestivum cultivar Chinese Spring chromosome 7A, IWGSC CS RefSeq v2.1, whole genome shotgun sequence genomic window:
- the LOC123148931 gene encoding 60 kDa jasmonate-induced protein translates to MAAATGYDGPNDEQLHAYADLSYAHQPFYGSNLVEVFAVRVPDAAASSRGNRLPPCGIVDVGGAYCSVSLVFSRIHHDDSITPQPCDWQGNLVLTGPGRAISADGPIGFSIYLHDNSQDISVEEIWNKSVHLHLETPTLDRPLLETANTPYGPVEVIYAILSQGVECKVAVRLTHCDVKDPISLFGRIVARSELFDIGCVLFYNEDVKGICARSGELTPLARHQLAVPLYKVLVIEIDLHSDCGDEIMRGTLEFHPLPEGDQTGRLISKSGTQIEVKIFITEYFR, encoded by the exons ATGGCAGCTGCAACTGGCTATGATGGCCCGAATGATGAGCAGTTGCATGCGTATGCCGACCTAAGTTATGCTCACCAACCATTCTACGGGAGCAATCTGGTGGAGGTTTTTGCCGTGCGTGTCCCTGATGCAGCCGCCTCCTCCCGAGGAAACAGGCTGCCGCCTTGTGGCATAGTCGATGTTGGTGGCGCCTATTGCTCTGTGTCTCTGGTCTTCAGCAGGATCCACCATGACGACTCCATCACTCCACAACCTTGCGATTGGCAG GGCAACCTTGTGCTAACTGGTCCAGGAAGAGCCATCTCAGCAGATGGACCTATCGGGTTCAGCATTTATCTCCATGACAATAGCCAAGATATCTCTGTTGAAGAAATCTGGAACAAGAGCGTGCATTTACACCTGGAGACCCCAACATTGGACAGGCCCCTATTAGAAACTGCCAATACTCCTTATGGTCCTGTGGAGGTGATCTATGCCATCCTGAGCCAGGGAGTTGAATGCAAAGTTGCTGTGAGGCTTACTCATTGCGATGTAAAAGATCCTATCAGCCTTTTTGGGAGAATTGTCGCTCGCAGCGAGCTGTTTGATATCGGCTGCGTGCTTTTCTACAACGAAGACGTGAAGGGCATATGTGCACGATCAGGAGAGCTGACTCCCTTAGCTAGACATCAGCTTGCGGTGCCATTGTACAAGGTACTGGTAATTGAAATAGATCTGCACTCTGATTGTGGTGACGAGATTATGAGAGGCACACTAGAGTTTCATCCCTTGCCCGAAGGCGATCAAACAGGGCGTCTTATCAGCAAGAGTGGTACTCAAATTGAAGTGAAGATCTTCATTACAGAATACTTTAGGTAG